In Turicibacter sanguinis, a genomic segment contains:
- a CDS encoding CAAX protease family protein, with translation MNRYEDNIEVVEGEVISDGSTSSQKDYWREELKEELRQELRNDYRHELRKGMMSVLGKSYNLGMMLAVVISYTAHHSILWAIIHGLLGWFYVIYKIIFG, from the coding sequence ATGAATCGCTATGAAGATAATATTGAAGTAGTTGAAGGTGAAGTTATTAGTGATGGAAGTACATCTTCACAAAAGGATTATTGGCGTGAGGAACTTAAAGAAGAGCTTCGCCAAGAATTAAGAAACGATTATCGACATGAACTAAGAAAGGGAATGATGTCGGTTCTAGGAAAAAGCTATAATTTAGGAATGATGCTTGCAGTTGTTATCTCTTACACAGCACATCACTCTATTTTATGGGCGATTATTCATGGATTACTTGGTTGGTTTTACGTTATTTATAAAATTATTTTTGGATAA
- the hslO gene encoding Hsp33 family molecular chaperone HslO — protein MKDYLVKALAFDDQIRAFAVSSTNLVEEGRRRHGCWPTASAALGRTLTVAAMMGSQLKGEETITIRINGNGPIGSIIVDADSKGIVRGYVTNPEVHFQYNSGKLNVGMAVGTDGQLSVTKDLGLKDYFTGQVPLQSGEIGDDFTYYFAVSEQVPSAVGVGVLVEPDNSVKAAGGFIIQVMPGATEETLVKLETALSNIKPVSQMIDGGLTPEQILETIFGSENVRILDRHDVHFECKCSKDKFENGIISLGENEIQAMIDEDHGAEAVCHFCMERYQFTAEELEALKERVK, from the coding sequence ATGAAAGATTATTTAGTTAAAGCATTAGCATTTGATGATCAAATTCGTGCATTTGCTGTAAGTTCAACAAATTTAGTTGAAGAAGGACGTCGTCGTCACGGTTGCTGGCCAACTGCTTCGGCTGCTCTTGGTAGAACTTTAACGGTTGCTGCTATGATGGGAAGCCAGTTAAAAGGTGAAGAAACAATTACTATTCGTATTAATGGAAATGGACCAATCGGTTCAATTATTGTAGATGCAGACTCAAAAGGTATTGTACGTGGATATGTTACGAATCCAGAAGTACACTTCCAATATAATTCAGGAAAATTAAATGTAGGGATGGCTGTTGGAACTGATGGGCAGTTATCAGTGACAAAGGATTTAGGATTAAAAGATTATTTCACAGGACAAGTTCCGTTACAATCAGGTGAAATTGGTGATGACTTTACGTATTATTTTGCAGTATCTGAACAAGTTCCATCTGCTGTTGGCGTAGGGGTTTTAGTTGAACCAGATAACTCAGTTAAAGCAGCTGGAGGATTTATTATTCAAGTAATGCCAGGAGCTACAGAAGAAACATTAGTGAAGTTAGAAACTGCTTTATCTAATATTAAACCTGTTTCTCAAATGATTGATGGAGGTCTTACTCCTGAACAAATTTTAGAAACGATTTTTGGTTCGGAAAATGTTCGTATTTTAGATCGTCATGATGTTCATTTTGAATGTAAATGTTCAAAAGATAAATTTGAAAATGGAATTATTAGTTTAGGAGAAAATGAAATCCAAGCGATGATTGATGAAGATCACGGTGCGGAGGCAGTTTGTCATTTCTGTATGGAACGTTATCAATTTACTGCTGAAGAATTAGAAGCTTTAAAAGAACGAGTAAAGTAA
- the ftsH gene encoding ATP-dependent zinc metalloprotease FtsH: MPPINPKDKIKSMKKKSSFNKKGPQSIGIYFILFIIVLGLYGFLFIPQETQKIEEPRYEQLLSDLESGKIVSLYVQPVDGEDNQNMWSVQGEMMVDGKKTIYTANVPNSELSRIYDLALSNNIEINNKLASSVGKIWSFLSYALITVLFLGVIMFMFKSAQRGNNKAFDFGKSRAKLSKQEGISFEDVAGNDEEKEELVEVVDFLKSPAKYNEMGARVPKGILLVGPPGTGKTLLARAVAGEAGVPFYSISGSDFVEMFVGVGASRVRDMFQTAKKTAPCIIFIDEIDAVGRQRGAGMGGGHDEREQTLNQLLVEMDGFGPNSGIIVMAATNRPDVLDPALLRPGRFDRQITIGRPDVKGREAILKVHARNKRLAPEVRLEDIARRTPGFSGADLENLLNESALLAARENRKEIQMRDVDEATDRVMMGPAKKSKVFSPKERRVVAYHEAGHAVVGLKLENAEIVHKVTIIPRGEAGGYALMLPEEETYLQTKQDLLDRITGLLAGRVSEELTFHQVTTGAHNDFQKATAIARAMVTEYGMSKLGPIQYEQRSGNVFLGRDYNKDKNFSDHLARQIDEAIHEIISECYERCRKVLEQNQDLVKLIAETLLEYETLTKEQIDELVEKGHLETTAYTISSSNKDDKKQANFKLVRENNNYQLKSTLTHSKDELPPIEEL, translated from the coding sequence ATGCCGCCAATTAATCCAAAAGATAAAATTAAAAGCATGAAAAAGAAAAGTAGTTTTAATAAAAAAGGTCCACAAAGTATTGGAATCTACTTTATTCTATTTATCATTGTTTTAGGGTTATATGGTTTCTTATTTATTCCACAGGAAACACAGAAAATTGAAGAGCCACGTTATGAACAATTATTAAGTGATTTAGAATCAGGAAAAATTGTTTCATTATATGTTCAACCAGTAGATGGTGAAGACAATCAAAATATGTGGTCTGTTCAAGGTGAAATGATGGTAGATGGAAAGAAAACTATCTATACTGCAAATGTTCCAAATTCGGAATTGTCACGTATTTATGATTTAGCATTATCAAATAACATTGAAATTAATAATAAATTAGCTTCAAGTGTAGGTAAGATATGGTCATTCCTTTCTTACGCGTTAATAACTGTTTTATTCCTAGGTGTCATCATGTTTATGTTTAAATCAGCACAACGAGGGAATAATAAGGCGTTTGATTTTGGTAAGAGCCGTGCTAAATTATCTAAACAAGAAGGAATCTCGTTCGAAGATGTTGCTGGAAATGATGAAGAGAAAGAAGAATTGGTTGAGGTTGTCGATTTCTTAAAAAGTCCAGCTAAGTATAATGAAATGGGAGCACGTGTTCCAAAAGGTATTTTATTAGTAGGGCCTCCAGGTACAGGTAAAACGTTATTAGCTCGTGCAGTTGCAGGAGAAGCTGGAGTACCTTTCTACTCAATTTCAGGTTCTGATTTCGTTGAAATGTTCGTAGGGGTAGGGGCAAGTCGTGTACGCGATATGTTCCAAACTGCGAAGAAAACAGCGCCTTGTATTATCTTTATCGATGAGATTGATGCAGTAGGGCGTCAACGTGGAGCTGGTATGGGTGGAGGACACGATGAACGTGAACAAACATTAAATCAGTTACTTGTTGAGATGGACGGATTTGGTCCAAATTCAGGTATTATCGTAATGGCTGCAACTAACCGTCCAGACGTTTTAGATCCGGCTTTATTACGACCAGGACGTTTTGACCGTCAAATTACAATTGGTCGTCCAGATGTTAAAGGACGTGAAGCAATCTTAAAAGTGCATGCACGTAATAAACGTTTAGCACCTGAAGTACGTTTAGAAGATATTGCAAGACGTACACCAGGATTTAGTGGAGCGGATCTTGAAAACTTATTAAATGAATCTGCTTTATTAGCAGCTCGTGAAAATCGTAAAGAAATTCAAATGCGTGATGTCGATGAAGCAACGGATCGCGTTATGATGGGACCTGCTAAAAAATCAAAAGTATTCTCACCAAAAGAACGACGTGTTGTTGCTTATCATGAAGCAGGACATGCTGTTGTTGGATTAAAACTTGAAAATGCAGAGATTGTACATAAAGTTACAATTATTCCTCGTGGAGAAGCGGGAGGATATGCTTTAATGCTTCCTGAAGAGGAAACTTATTTACAAACTAAACAAGATTTATTAGACCGTATTACTGGATTATTAGCTGGACGTGTCTCAGAAGAGTTAACGTTCCACCAGGTAACAACGGGAGCTCATAATGACTTCCAAAAAGCAACTGCTATTGCACGTGCGATGGTTACTGAATACGGGATGAGTAAATTAGGGCCTATCCAATACGAACAACGTAGTGGAAATGTATTCTTAGGACGTGACTATAATAAAGATAAGAACTTCTCTGATCATTTAGCACGTCAAATTGATGAGGCAATTCATGAGATTATTAGTGAATGTTATGAACGTTGTCGCAAGGTTCTTGAGCAAAATCAAGATTTAGTAAAATTAATCGCTGAAACATTGTTAGAGTATGAAACATTAACGAAAGAACAAATTGATGAGTTAGTTGAAAAAGGTCACTTAGAAACAACAGCTTATACAATTAGTAGCTCTAATAAAGATGATAAAAAACAAGCTAATTTCAAATTAGTGCGTGAAAATAATAATTATCAATTAAAATCAACATTAACTCATTCAAAGGATGAATTACCTCCAATTGAAGAGTTATAA
- the hpt gene encoding hypoxanthine phosphoribosyltransferase: MKKMHNDIKEILLTTEQIEAKAAELAKQLEIDYADKKPVLLGLLKGSVPFIGDLMKCMNIPVQIEFMDVSSYHGGTASTGQVKILKDIDISVEGRHIIIVEDIVDTGFTLDKVIALLKHRGAASVEVVTMLDKPEGRVVVMEPKYIGFTIPKAFVVGYGLDYDEYYRNLPYVGILKEEVYMN, from the coding sequence ATGAAGAAGATGCATAACGATATTAAAGAAATTTTATTAACAACTGAACAAATCGAAGCTAAAGCTGCAGAATTAGCGAAGCAATTAGAAATCGACTATGCGGATAAAAAACCGGTTTTATTAGGGTTATTAAAAGGATCTGTTCCGTTTATCGGAGATTTAATGAAGTGCATGAATATTCCAGTTCAAATTGAGTTTATGGATGTTTCTAGTTATCATGGGGGAACCGCTTCAACTGGACAAGTTAAGATTTTAAAAGATATTGATATCTCAGTAGAGGGACGTCATATCATTATTGTTGAAGACATTGTAGATACAGGATTTACTTTAGATAAAGTTATCGCACTTTTAAAACATCGCGGAGCTGCAAGTGTTGAAGTAGTAACAATGTTGGATAAACCAGAAGGTCGAGTAGTTGTAATGGAACCAAAATACATTGGATTTACAATTCCAAAAGCCTTTGTTGTTGGTTATGGATTAGATTATGATGAGTATTATAGAAATTTACCATATGTAGGAATTCTTAAAGAAGAAGTCTACATGAATTAA
- the tilS gene encoding tRNA lysidine(34) synthetase TilS, which translates to MKKVILRTIKKYNLLEKNKSVVVAVSGGADSMALLNLLVEIKELYNLHLVVAHVNHKKRENSDLDEVLVNKIALENGLDYEVYYLPKCLTNENFHEYARRERYNFFKRVAANYKADCIVTAHHADDHLETQIYRLLYHSTVSGLIGIEPIVEYCGLKIIRPLIEVTKDDIYKYCSESRIEYREDESNQSDVYTRNRIRKYIIPALAEETFSVYEHSRSISEQLSEDEAFFNLQVDQLMNEVSEIKGVFKVSRSFINSLPKSLSRRLIKRILQQFMIKDIQTVHIEEVLSVMQSSKPNLSVTLPNQICCVIAYDIVQFSTMLDEIEPYEMILDVDSTLVLPQGSTLCIRENKVDEKTEKSCINKVDLCYNEIELPLKVRTRKPGDRITLMNGHGTKKIKEIMIECRVPKHLRDTWPIITDSNDRIIWIPLLKKSSYCQQHLNGKTITIDYCHLGGNEEDA; encoded by the coding sequence ATGAAAAAGGTTATATTAAGGACGATAAAAAAATACAATTTATTGGAGAAAAATAAATCAGTTGTTGTCGCAGTTTCAGGCGGGGCAGATTCAATGGCATTACTAAATTTGCTAGTCGAAATTAAAGAACTGTATAACCTTCATTTAGTTGTAGCTCATGTGAATCACAAGAAGCGTGAAAACTCAGATTTAGACGAGGTTCTAGTTAACAAAATAGCATTAGAAAATGGATTAGATTATGAGGTTTATTATTTACCTAAGTGTTTAACTAATGAAAATTTTCATGAATATGCGAGAAGAGAAAGATATAACTTTTTTAAAAGAGTTGCTGCTAATTATAAAGCAGATTGTATTGTGACAGCGCATCATGCCGATGATCATTTAGAAACACAAATTTATAGACTTTTATATCATAGTACAGTTAGTGGTTTAATTGGAATAGAACCGATAGTGGAGTATTGCGGATTGAAAATAATTAGACCATTAATCGAGGTAACAAAAGATGATATTTACAAGTATTGTAGTGAGTCTAGAATTGAGTACAGAGAGGATGAATCAAATCAAAGCGATGTGTATACTCGTAATCGAATTCGAAAATATATTATTCCAGCTTTAGCAGAAGAAACTTTTTCTGTTTATGAACATTCTCGAAGCATTAGTGAGCAGTTAAGTGAAGATGAAGCGTTTTTTAATTTACAGGTTGATCAATTAATGAATGAAGTTTCTGAAATTAAGGGAGTATTTAAAGTTTCAAGAAGTTTTATAAATAGCCTTCCTAAAAGCTTATCAAGACGATTGATTAAACGAATTCTTCAGCAGTTTATGATAAAGGATATTCAAACTGTACATATTGAAGAAGTACTGTCAGTTATGCAGAGTTCAAAACCTAATTTGAGCGTGACGTTACCTAATCAAATTTGTTGTGTTATAGCCTATGATATAGTACAATTCTCTACAATGCTTGATGAAATAGAGCCATATGAGATGATTTTAGATGTAGATTCTACGCTTGTCTTACCTCAAGGTTCTACTTTGTGTATAAGGGAGAACAAAGTCGATGAAAAAACGGAAAAATCTTGCATTAATAAAGTTGATTTGTGTTATAATGAAATAGAATTACCTTTAAAGGTTAGAACACGCAAACCAGGTGATCGTATCACTCTAATGAACGGACATGGAACGAAAAAAATTAAAGAAATTATGATTGAATGTAGAGTTCCCAAACATTTAAGAGATACATGGCCGATTATTACAGATTCGAATGATCGAATTATCTGGATTCCACTTTTAAAAAAATCATCTTATTGTCAACAACATTTAAATGGTAAAACGATTACAATTGATTATTGTCACCTCGGAGGGAATGAAGAAGATGCATAA
- a CDS encoding SpoIIE family protein phosphatase, producing the protein MELVSKMKKTFSPRPKREAKEKLNIYTISQLFNQLVNFQQLIKSMYEFIGHGQLIKVDVIMDCIRMVIDQMMQSIMYDRHDFELQLNRIKEELDKLHVRCADIKIKSLYPRLIKMDLVINSPPKELTLLSIQTILESIMNEPLRLIVEKTKGKQTKIKVYSSNLFKIDHAVSYVGKDGNKISGDSYMYENFSNGQTFIAISDGMGNGEAAHKESSEALKILKCLLSFNIPVKTAIQTLQQLRQHSNTEERFFSLDICMIDRERQRAMFYKNGATPTFLVRDHQIELINLAQLPVGVMVDQVVDHVTLNLEDNDILIMCSDGIIEQYGNIEQLKQTILYQVDKTPKVLAKSLLQLTVNKNKGKIKDDMMVLVVQYRRQSIVQAQYAS; encoded by the coding sequence ATGGAACTTGTATCGAAAATGAAAAAGACATTTTCGCCAAGACCAAAACGCGAGGCTAAAGAGAAGTTGAATATTTATACAATTAGCCAGCTATTCAATCAATTGGTTAACTTTCAACAGTTAATTAAATCGATGTATGAATTCATTGGTCATGGTCAGTTGATTAAAGTTGATGTCATCATGGATTGTATCCGTATGGTGATTGATCAAATGATGCAATCAATCATGTATGATCGTCATGATTTTGAACTTCAACTTAATCGTATTAAGGAGGAGCTTGATAAGCTTCATGTGCGGTGTGCAGATATTAAGATTAAGAGTTTATATCCTAGACTCATCAAGATGGATTTAGTTATTAATTCACCCCCGAAAGAGTTGACGCTGTTGTCCATTCAAACGATACTAGAGAGTATAATGAATGAGCCACTTCGGTTAATTGTTGAGAAAACAAAAGGTAAACAAACAAAAATTAAAGTTTATTCATCGAACTTATTTAAAATTGATCACGCTGTCTCCTATGTTGGAAAAGATGGAAATAAAATTTCAGGTGATAGCTATATGTATGAGAATTTCAGTAATGGTCAAACCTTTATTGCAATAAGTGATGGAATGGGAAATGGAGAAGCTGCCCATAAAGAGAGCTCAGAAGCTCTTAAAATTTTAAAATGTTTGTTAAGTTTTAATATCCCTGTTAAAACAGCCATCCAAACCTTACAACAATTACGACAACATTCCAATACAGAGGAACGATTCTTTTCGTTAGATATTTGTATGATTGACCGAGAAAGACAAAGAGCCATGTTTTATAAAAACGGCGCAACCCCAACATTCTTAGTGCGTGATCATCAAATAGAACTAATCAATTTAGCTCAACTACCCGTTGGAGTTATGGTAGATCAAGTAGTCGACCATGTAACGTTAAATTTAGAAGATAATGATATTTTAATCATGTGCAGTGATGGAATCATTGAACAGTATGGAAATATCGAACAATTAAAACAGACAATTTTATATCAAGTTGACAAAACGCCAAAAGTATTGGCTAAGAGTTTGTTACAACTAACCGTTAATAAAAATAAAGGAAAAATAAAAGACGATATGATGGTATTAGTCGTTCAATATCGTAGACAATCGATAGTTCAAGCGCAATATGCATCATAA
- a CDS encoding MATE family efflux transporter produces the protein MNTLEIDKRSSLFKLTWPIFIELVLQMLVGNVDQFMMSQYSEKSVAAIGNVNTIMNFVTITFSIVTMAITIMVTQYLGSRNKEKVSEIYTVGIFTNLIFSLIISAGLFLGSDAMFNALKMPTELMADAKVYLNIVGGLIFLQALFMSFSAIFRSNGLMKQGMYVSIIVNVLNIVGNALLLPSMGIAGIAVSSVFSRFIGVILVYRVFVKSVSGDLHIKYLRPFPRETFKQLIRIGLPAGGESVAYNVSQMIILTCVNMLGTIVITARVYANMIAWFSFLYSSAVAQANQIIVGHLVGAKEEDAAYQRGLKTLWPAMAVTLGVSITVYMFSDVIFGIFTSNQEILSLLKTITFIEIFLELGRAVNLVLVRSMQAAGDTQYPVYVGILSMWGIATLLSYVFGIVLGWGLPGIWIAMALDECVRAIIFLVRFKRGGWRGKAVIY, from the coding sequence ATGAATACGTTAGAGATTGATAAAAGAAGTTCATTGTTTAAATTAACATGGCCTATATTTATCGAGTTAGTGTTACAGATGTTGGTTGGAAATGTGGATCAGTTTATGATGAGCCAGTATTCTGAGAAATCTGTTGCAGCAATTGGAAATGTTAATACGATTATGAATTTTGTGACGATTACGTTTAGTATTGTAACAATGGCTATTACGATTATGGTTACACAATATTTAGGGTCAAGGAATAAAGAAAAGGTATCTGAAATTTATACGGTTGGAATTTTTACGAATTTAATTTTTAGTTTGATTATTAGTGCAGGATTATTTTTAGGCAGTGACGCGATGTTTAATGCTTTAAAGATGCCAACTGAATTAATGGCTGATGCTAAAGTGTATTTAAATATTGTTGGAGGACTGATTTTCTTACAAGCTTTATTTATGAGTTTCTCTGCAATTTTTAGAAGTAATGGTTTAATGAAGCAGGGAATGTATGTTTCAATTATTGTGAATGTATTAAATATTGTTGGAAATGCTCTGTTACTTCCTTCAATGGGAATAGCCGGAATTGCAGTTTCGAGTGTATTTAGTCGCTTTATTGGAGTTATTTTAGTGTATCGTGTATTTGTTAAAAGTGTTTCGGGGGATTTACATATTAAATATTTAAGGCCATTTCCCCGTGAGACGTTTAAACAGTTAATTCGAATTGGGTTGCCTGCTGGTGGAGAAAGTGTGGCGTATAATGTTTCACAAATGATTATTTTAACGTGTGTGAATATGTTAGGAACAATCGTTATTACGGCGCGTGTTTATGCAAATATGATTGCGTGGTTTTCATTTTTATATTCATCGGCTGTTGCACAAGCGAATCAGATTATTGTCGGGCATTTAGTCGGAGCAAAGGAAGAGGACGCGGCATATCAACGTGGGCTTAAGACATTATGGCCGGCAATGGCAGTTACACTCGGGGTATCAATTACGGTTTATATGTTTAGTGATGTGATTTTTGGGATTTTTACGAGTAATCAAGAAATTTTAAGTTTATTAAAGACTATCACGTTCATCGAAATATTTTTAGAATTAGGACGAGCTGTGAATTTAGTTTTGGTTCGTTCAATGCAAGCAGCGGGAGATACGCAGTATCCGGTCTATGTCGGGATTTTATCGATGTGGGGTATTGCGACGCTTTTATCATACGTATTCGGTATTGTATTAGGATGGGGACTTCCTGGTATCTGGATAGCGATGGCTCTTGATGAATGTGTCCGTGCAATTATTTTCCTAGTTCGTTTCAAACGTGGTGGATGGCGAGGAAAAGCTGTTATTTATTAA
- a CDS encoding GntR family transcriptional regulator yields the protein MEIIISNSSKKPIYEQITSQIKNLIMNGALQEGDALPSMRALAKTLHISVITTKRAYEDLERDGFIETVVGKGSFVATHNSHLLKEEQQRQIEDYLTKAVSLSKSCGISYEELTEILNVLYHEEV from the coding sequence ATGGAAATCATTATAAGCAACTCAAGTAAGAAACCAATTTATGAACAAATAACATCTCAGATTAAAAATCTAATCATGAACGGGGCTTTACAAGAAGGCGATGCCCTTCCCTCAATGAGAGCCTTAGCTAAAACTCTACACATCAGTGTCATTACAACAAAAAGAGCCTATGAAGATTTAGAACGCGATGGCTTCATTGAAACGGTTGTAGGAAAAGGGAGTTTTGTTGCGACTCACAACTCCCATCTACTTAAAGAAGAACAACAAAGACAAATCGAAGATTATTTAACAAAGGCTGTCTCACTTTCAAAAAGCTGTGGTATCTCTTACGAAGAATTAACTGAAATCTTAAATGTTCTATACCATGAGGAGGTATAA
- a CDS encoding ABC transporter ATP-binding protein, protein MEHAINVKGLTKNYPNFSINNINLVVPKGYIVGLIGENGAGKSTTIKSILNLINKDSGSIEVFGLDHSKYELEIKQRIGIVFDESHFPDQLKAKDINTMMKNIYQNWDTPLFNQYLKQFKLPENQIIKEFSRGMKMKLSLATALAHHPKLLILDEPTSGLDPIVRNEILDIFLDFIQDEEHSILISSHITSDLEKIADYITFIHEGNIIFSESKDALLNDYVIIKCREQELTQIDPIDIIHSKKTGQIYEILVKDKQKMEIKYRNLIMDQPSIEDLMLIYIGGMK, encoded by the coding sequence ATGGAACACGCCATTAACGTGAAAGGATTAACTAAAAACTATCCCAATTTTTCAATCAATAATATTAATTTAGTTGTACCTAAAGGTTACATCGTTGGTTTAATTGGAGAAAATGGAGCTGGGAAAAGTACCACCATTAAATCAATCTTAAATCTTATTAATAAAGATAGTGGTTCAATCGAAGTATTTGGACTAGATCATTCAAAATATGAACTAGAAATTAAGCAACGAATCGGAATCGTCTTTGATGAAAGTCATTTTCCTGATCAATTAAAAGCTAAAGATATTAATACAATGATGAAAAATATTTATCAAAATTGGGACACTCCCCTATTTAATCAGTATTTGAAGCAATTTAAACTTCCTGAAAATCAGATCATTAAAGAATTCTCTCGTGGAATGAAGATGAAATTATCTCTCGCCACCGCACTAGCTCATCATCCCAAACTATTAATTTTAGATGAACCGACAAGCGGCCTTGATCCGATTGTACGTAATGAAATTTTAGATATCTTCTTAGATTTCATTCAAGATGAAGAACATTCAATCTTAATTTCAAGCCACATCACCTCTGATCTTGAAAAAATAGCAGACTATATTACGTTTATCCATGAAGGAAATATCATTTTTTCCGAATCAAAAGATGCATTATTAAATGACTATGTCATTATTAAATGTCGTGAGCAAGAACTAACACAAATTGATCCAATAGATATTATCCACAGCAAAAAAACTGGGCAAATTTATGAAATACTCGTTAAAGATAAACAAAAAATGGAGATTAAATACCGAAATCTAATTATGGATCAGCCAAGTATCGAAGATTTAATGCTTATTTATATCGGGGGAATGAAATAA
- a CDS encoding ABC-2 transporter permease, with product MKGLILKDLLNLRKNLKTIIIMCLFYTLLFSTLNPTFLSGMITILFAMQILTTFSYDDYSKWNMYALSLPITKKQLVLSKYILGISFIIFGGVFSFILTSLLSLFKGSFILGDLVASIIGSTGIMILMILILLPLIFKYGVERSRIMLLAIFAIPTVLILIISKVLALTGIPFPSEEQLNALLPVICIIATLILIAGSYVSYMTSVKIVTKKEY from the coding sequence ATGAAAGGACTTATCTTAAAAGACTTATTAAATTTGCGTAAAAATTTAAAAACAATCATTATCATGTGTCTATTCTACACACTCTTATTTTCAACTTTAAATCCAACATTTCTTTCTGGCATGATTACCATTTTATTTGCAATGCAAATCCTTACAACATTCTCATACGATGATTACTCTAAATGGAATATGTACGCTCTATCGTTACCTATTACCAAAAAGCAACTTGTTTTAAGTAAATATATTTTAGGAATTTCTTTTATTATTTTTGGGGGAGTTTTCTCATTTATTTTAACTTCTCTACTTAGCCTCTTTAAAGGGAGCTTTATACTTGGGGATCTGGTCGCCTCAATAATTGGAAGCACAGGAATTATGATTCTCATGATTCTTATCCTACTTCCTCTTATTTTTAAATATGGAGTAGAACGTAGCCGCATCATGCTATTAGCTATCTTTGCGATTCCAACCGTTTTAATCCTTATTATTAGTAAAGTCTTAGCTTTAACAGGCATTCCTTTCCCATCAGAAGAACAATTGAATGCTCTATTACCAGTCATCTGTATAATAGCCACCCTTATTCTGATTGCTGGAAGCTACGTATCATATATGACATCAGTTAAAATTGTCACTAAAAAAGAATACTAA
- a CDS encoding S1 RNA-binding domain-containing protein yields MSITAGQKLNGKITSVKKFGAFVELENGKSGLVHISELSEKFVEKVEDVVSVGQEVTVRVKEVTPEGKINLSMKPARPERPARPALDLDKAITNFLKDSDEKQTSLKKNLKTQRRRSN; encoded by the coding sequence ATGTCAATCACAGCTGGTCAAAAGTTAAACGGTAAAATCACGAGTGTTAAGAAGTTCGGTGCATTTGTGGAATTAGAAAATGGTAAATCAGGACTTGTTCACATCAGTGAATTATCTGAAAAATTCGTAGAAAAAGTTGAAGATGTTGTTAGCGTTGGTCAAGAAGTAACTGTACGCGTTAAAGAGGTAACACCAGAAGGGAAAATTAACCTTTCAATGAAACCTGCACGTCCAGAAAGACCTGCACGTCCAGCTTTAGACTTAGACAAGGCAATCACTAATTTCTTAAAAGATAGCGATGAGAAACAAACTAGTCTTAAAAAGAATTTAAAAACTCAACGTCGTCGCTCTAACTAA
- a CDS encoding FtsB family cell division protein, with translation MARKLTLITKQNRKIRRKKFFKRFLTLTVLVGIMVTTGYFMYTERLTKLSEAKALLAEYEEQYSELSEKEEYYRDEISKLENEDYIAQLAREKYFKSEEGEIIFKLPEDSQESNEN, from the coding sequence GTGGCAAGAAAACTAACACTAATAACGAAACAGAATCGAAAAATTAGAAGAAAAAAATTTTTCAAACGCTTTTTAACACTGACTGTTTTGGTTGGAATTATGGTCACTACTGGTTATTTTATGTATACAGAGCGTCTTACTAAACTTTCCGAAGCTAAAGCACTACTTGCTGAGTATGAAGAACAATATTCAGAGTTATCTGAAAAAGAGGAATATTATCGCGATGAAATAAGCAAACTTGAGAATGAAGACTATATTGCTCAACTTGCCCGCGAGAAGTATTTTAAATCCGAGGAAGGTGAAATAATCTTTAAGCTTCCAGAAGATTCACAGGAATCAAACGAAAATTAA